GAAGAACCCTTATTAATGGTGTGTTGAGCCACCTTACTTGATATCAAGCAGATATTTTTCTCTTTCCGAAATGGGTTCTAAATGAGAAATATAAAATCCATAGGAATTACCCATGGCATTCTGAAGGACGGCATTGTGAGCTCAATGTCTGGTCAAATTGGAGGCCGTGACCAGACATTTTCCTAATGATGGAACTAAAAAAATAAAGCCACGCTCTGGTCACGATGATGAAGCATATTGATACCATGACAACAGTACCTTCATAGGCCTTGATTAAGGAATTCCCTTTCAAAGCATGCCACTAGTCAGAAGCATCTCCGAACCGATCAAGGTCTTATATATGGGAAGGATGTGGTCTACATCAAAGATTTCTTGCAGATCAGATTAAGAGTTGAGCTGAGAAATGGATGTTCTACCAGGTCTTGGATTGAAAGGTGGATGGAAAGTTCACTGTTATGTCCAGATTTCAATGTCTATTTGCAAACTTTCATCAAAAGATCACTACGGTGGAGAAACACAATTTGCAAGCTGGGGATTACAACCTTCAGTTGATGAGTCAAATTACATAGATCTCCACAAACTGCAAGGCTTAGTTCCAAATTTATACACCATGGGTGGCAGAAAAATGACAAAAATTTGTTTCACCATTAAATCAGCTTATGCAAGGCTTAGTTCAGCGGAATAGAATGCCTTTTTGCACCCTCTATCTTAAACTTAGCTGATTCAAAAAGCAGAATCAACACAAGAGATGTATTGAGGAAAATAGACTAGGTTCAACAGTAATGTACCACAAACTAGAAGACCGAGTTCACTTTTTCAAGTTGTGCTCCATGGCCCGTCCAGAATAGAAATATACCAGCACATTTTGGGAGTGCCTTGGCAGACAAGTATTGTATCGTTCTTTGAAGGCATCAAGTCTAAATGCAATAAGAAATGCTCCTCTTTAATGTTCAATGCATTGTGCCAAGTGTGAATTTGGGTTATTTGGAATTAGATGAACCATCATACCTTTGGTCATTTAACTTTTGATGAAAATCTTCTAACAGATGGTCTAGGTTGCTGAAATCGTAAGTCACAGCCGCAGAGCTCTAAGAAATGCACCTCTTTAATGTTCAATGCATTGTGCCAGGTGTGACTTTGGGTTATTTGGAATTAAATGAACCATCATACCTTTGGtcatttaacttctgatgaaatTCTTCTAAACAGATGGTCTAGGTTGATGAAATTGTGAAGTCACAGTCACACAGCTCTAAGAAAAGGGGGGAAGAAGTATTCACGAGATGCATCTAAGATACAGACAAGTATGGGATTGGAATGAGTATAAAATTTCATGCTAATGGCAGGAGGTCTTGTTTCTCACTCTTTTGACACTATGGAGTTTACCGCGTTGATGTAGAAAGCTGACTAACGTATAATAATTCATACTTAATCATATCCACAGATATAGACGGTGCCTTTTTCAGAGAAAAAGAAAGCATATGGACTTAAATTCTCTGTCTTCAAGTGAGCACATTATCAAGGTAGGTGTTCTTTGGTTTTTTATTGCACTCGAGCCAATCTAGTGATAGTCAATTAGGGTAAACAGTTAATTAATCAATCTGAGCATGATATTTGCCACATGATTCTTTATGTTATCTTAGGCAGCAGTCATTTTGGATGTACATTATTTAGTTTAAACTTTAAACCAGAAAAATGAACCAAATTCAATTTTTTTGGCCAACATAATTTGGTTTGGAACTCTCCTTACAAGTTTCATTTGATTTGTGATTTTGTGAATTATTTGTCTCATTTTGATACAATAAAAATAAGGATCATCTAGTTAATGTTATTTATATTAATCATATCAGCCTGAAGCAAAGCAAACTGAACTGACAGTTTAGTTTGGTCTCTTTCAGTACGTTCAGTTTAGGTCAGTTGATATACAGCCCTTACTGTAATTATAAGGAGCACTTCAAAGATTGTGCTATTTTATCAACCAATTCGGGAATGTCAAACATATGTTCAGTGGTGCAGAAACTTGTTAAACCTAATATGAAGTGGAAGGACATACGAGAACCAATCTATTCTAGTGCAATCCTCAATTGTCTCAACAATTATAATTAAATCACACCAATATCTAGCATTCTCCAGTTCTTTCTGTTTCCTATTCAGATGTCCAATGTCGAATATCACAAACTTCAGGGCATAAATCATGGTATGTTACAAGATAAAAAATACAACATCCTGATTTGAATGGAATATTATTGTGAAATGGAAAAGATTAAAACATGTAGTAGACTGTTATAACAGAAGGTTTCCAATAACTCAAAGCACTCCAAGTCAAATATCCATCAGAAAAAACAAACTAGAATATTCAGAAACGGTTCTAAAAAGCCAGCAGAGTTGTTAAATTGTGAGTGCTGTAACATACCATGTCTCCTAAACCCAGCATCATGTATTCCCCGCCACCGCTACCAGTGATTACTTGTCCACCCATCAAATTTCTTGGGAACACAAGCTTAACAGGAAGTTCTAACTTCTTTGTAATTAGCTGTAATCCTGGAAGACTCAAGCTCGTTGCCACCTTGTGTACAGGGTTAGAGGCCTTTTGGGTTGCTACTGAGACCATAACATTTGCACCAAAGAACCTCTCAGAGAAGAAGACCCAGAAAATATCATACATAAATAAGCATACAAGAAGCAGTGCGCAGATTTTAATATTTGGCAGTCGCACATGACTGACAAAAGCAATGCAGATGCAGATCCCCAAAATATTGTTCAGAAGCCAATGCCCTGTAACTAGCCAAGCTGCCACAACCATTATGCATAAGAAAAGCAATAGCCCTTGGCTGCGTGTGAACGACTTGGAACAGCACCTAGAAACCAGAGGATCCATTAACCCAAATTGCGATCTTGCACAAGCCATACAAGGGGAGAGACAGAAGTAGAGAGCGGATGTCGATGCAACAGCCGTGAAGGCAGTGATAAGTTGGGATACTGATGAGAATAAATAGAACATCAACAACAAGCTGCAAGAACTAGCAAGAGGAATCATAAGAGCCTGAGATCGGTCCAATGTAATTGACGCCTCTGAAAAATCCAAGTTCCTTTCCATCTCTTTCCCATGATCCAGGGCTCTGGAAGCTGAGGCAAAGGTCACAAAGATCGCAGTCGCAAAGAGAGTGAGTGATGCGGGTTCCAGCAAGTAAGCAAGCTTCCATAGAGACTCCATTTCACATAAAGAATCCAAATTTCCCTTCTCTATCCGCTTTCACATTCTAAGAGACATCAATCCAAAGCTCAATTGCATATTTAGGGAAAGCGATCTTCCAAAGTTCTTGGTCTCACCGCTGCAATGACATGAAAGATCCAAAAGTTCTCCAGTAACTTCGGAAGATCGGATTGAGAACTAATTGGAACAAAAAAATTGTGCACAAATCGATACTGAAATCATCAAGAAAAACAAGATAGCGAGGGCTTGCTTGCTCTAAACGTAAGGGGGAGAAAAAAAGGGTTTCGAGAGGCATGTACCAGCAGGTCCACAGAAAGCTAAATCGACCACCAGCACCGCGTCGCAAACAAGATGATTCGAGTGGGGGGCGAGAAGAGGACTAAAGATGTGATTTAGAGTTAGGGCTCCGGCCGTCGGCCCGCGGGCAGCGAGACGTCAGCAACTGTTCCGATGCCCAATTGATGAAATGTATTATGTACGTATGATGTCCTACAGCGAGGAGATGAGATGAGGTGCCCGATATTATGGTCATGTCTTCTTCAGCATTAAGGTAATACAGTAAAGGAAAgacgaacaaaaaaaaaatttattgtcaATTTATCAAAAAGCACATTTTAGATTTAGTATTAAACAAAATATCCGTATGCAATTAAGTCATAAAACTCTTAGGGCGCACatcgaattttttttattaaaaaacatCACACCTAGGTGTATAAAATGATACAACTTGTCATATCGGGATGCtctagtgactagcacatgaAGTATTATTATCATGAGATCTGAGATTCGAATTTCAGCAAAGTTGAAGTAAATGTCTTGCTTATGTGctaatcattattccaaaggctagtagccgtccgtgatctACTTCCTCCGTGTTGATCCTGGGACGAGTTGGCAGGGGACTGGGGGCGAGTGTATTCGCCTTTTGTGACCATAAAATGATACAACTATACTCaaatattatttctattattatCTAATCTAGATCTCCCATCTATATCTCCCATCTAAGTCAAGTATGTTATAGCAATTACGACATGTTGTAGCAGGAATGATTTTGTAGCTAGGACAATTACAACAATTATAATTTctagttgtagcaactacgattTTCTAGTTACTACAACTACAAAGTTGTCAGCTACAAcatggaaaataatattaataaagaGGACTAAATTTTTTCTTATCCTCTGAAAAAACTTTAAGGGGCTGTTTGTTTGGAGGGTTTGGAATGGGAATGGAAAGAAACTTGATACTTAGTTTGGGAAAATGATAGTGGGCCCCACGGATTCATTCCTTAAAATATGGGAATGAGCCATTAATGAGTAATATGGAGAGTATGGGAATCATTCCCATTTCATTAATATATACAATCATTCCTATTACCTATCTCATTCCCTTATCCGAAATAAGCAGCCCCTAAGTGATATTTTTGAACCTAAAACTGGATCGTTATAGGTTAAACCAATAAAAAATGTATATCTTTGAACtaacttcgatttgatatattgtgcactGCGTCGTTAaacccgagtcaaaagttatgacctttcaAAATTTACCTAATATTCACATTATAATAGCTACAGTTTCGTAACTGCTACAATACGTTACTTGTTACAATTGTGTAGCAGCTACGGATTCATAGTTGTTATAATTATATAGCAACTACGGattcgtagttgctacaacacgCGCCCACGAACATATCAAACAAATGTATTCTTAAGTTTTTATCTCAAAGCAAATACATATGAGACATAACTTGAAATAACTTCTTTGTGCtatagataataataaaaatatagatccgctacattaacgacTCCCTAATGTTGGCTCCACGGATATGGAaggaggtacatgcaggtacacatACGTTAGACGCATGGTGagataaaccccaggtcgtcagtttttGAGAATCGACTCATGACCATTACGCCATAGATGTTATGTGCCCACCATCTGTGTTATGCCTGGGGGCGCTATAGATAATAATAAGCAACTACAATACTTTACTTTGCTAATTAACATAGAATGTAGTGGATTCTATCACATACTATATTTGCCTTTGAAAAACTCTTGAATTCATCTCACATGAGTCATTTAtctttgacaaataatcttactCAATGggtttctatcccattttatattTGTCTAACTCTTACATTCATCTCATATAAGTCTACCTCTCAAAAATAATCTTCAAGTCACTAATATCGGCATGGTTTAACCTCATTTATTATCTTCCACATTATTAGTgccctcgggacggtctagtgtctagcgcatgaggtgttgtcatcatgagatctggggttcaaatctcggcaaagccgagataaatacctcccttatgtgctagtcactattccaaaagctagtagtcatccgtgatttacctcctccatattgGCCCTGAGACGGGTTGACGAGGACGctgagggcgagcgtattcaccttttgccatcatGAATACTCCTCTATAAACGTGCCCTTCAAGTTCCTTTGTAACTTTATCCTTATTGATTTTTTATTCTATTCTTAAAGTAACGAACTAAGTCTACATGACTACATTCGTCGTGACTGGCTCACCAAAATTATAGTTAAAGAGGGCACAATGTCATGATTAAAGAGCATAAACATTATCAGAAGACTAGTATCAGTATGACATAATTTTAATCTTATTTAGCCACCAAGGTGTTCTCGCCAAAACACCTTAATTCCCTAAAAGAGTTTAAAGTTATAATTCAAAAACAAGAACACTAACAAGAGACTAATATAGACATAACGGTGCAGGCGGACATCCGGACGTATGGACCTGTGAGGATCATCTAAAAGTGCACAACATAAAGGTGTCCAGATATTACctctctatatataaataaagaaaattatatcatttttatttttagctaATCCCTTTTTCATTTAATTATGTAACTCAAGAATTAGAGCTTGATCACTAGGGGATGGGCAACTTCTACCTCAAAGAGAGGAATACTAATGCCTGTTTACTCTGAAGCATGGACCAAAGAAAGGATGGATTGCacataaatcaaaataatttcCATCATTTACTTTATTTATAAATGATTTACAGAGGGATTGTAAATCCATTCACAAATCAATTTTTTTGTCCACTTAATTTCGGGCAAAATAGAATTTTTATCCTCACAACAACTCCCCTGTCAACCTTGGGTAACCAGTAACAATCATCAACAACATATTATCCATCCATGAAGTATCAAATATCCACAACGGAAAACCATCCATGAAGTATCATTAAGTTCCCAAGAAAGTGGTATTATCCATCGAGAAGGCTCCTTGATACTTGGAAAATGATTCACTATAGCAAGTTCTTCATGTTTGAGTATAAATGAGACCCCCAAATTGATCTTCTCCATTGGCAAAGCTATTCATATTCAAGCATAAAATTCTCAACAGAAGGACACTCAAAGAGTTCCATATGGCATGCTAAACAATCCACAATTCTCAGTATCTCATTGAGTTGAGCATTTGATCCATCCTCTGCTTTAAACTTATGGACCTTGTCACCAATTTCAATCCAGGCGTACCCGGGGCTTGTTCTCAACCCCCTCTCCTTCATCAGCTTGCGAACTTTTGCTGCCTCATTCCAGTATCCTGCACTTGCATAAAGATTTGCTAACTGAAGATAAGTTGGAGCACATTCTGGTTCTAGCAAAAGCCTTTTTTCAGCAGCATGAATGCCTATCCATACGTTTCTATGGACCCTACATGATGACAACAATGAGCCCCATATAACAGCATTTGGACGGATAGGCATTTTCTTGATTACATCGAATGCTTCTTCCAACAACCCTGCACGACCAAGAAGATCAACCATGCATGAGTAGTGATCTAATTCTGGATTTACCCCATGTTTGAGCATTAGATCAAAGCAAAGGCGCCCTTTCTCCACAAGTCCTGCATGCCGACATGAAGAAAGAACACAGAGATAAGAAATAGCATCAGGAGTTGCATTCTGTGTGTACATCTGATTCAGCAAGTCTATAGCTATATTAGCAAGCCCATACTGTGAGTATCCTGAAAGCATGGAGTTCCATGAGATTCGATCTCTGAGTTGCATCTTCTCAAAAACAAAATGAGCTTCATTGATACTGCCACATTTAGCATACATTGAGATCAATGCATTGGAAACGTGGATATAAAAACCAAAACCCATTTTAAGTTCTAAAGAGTGGACACTCCTGCCGAATCCAAGATATGCACTAGTGGTGCATGAACTCAAGATGCATACAAATGTGATGTCATTTGGTTCTATGAATGCTTGTCTCATTGAAGAAAATAGTTGCAAACATGTCTCGACTTCCCTGTAGTGTGCATAACCTGAAATTACAGCAGTCCAAGATACAACATTTCTGACAGGCATCATGTGAAAAATATAATAAGCATTACTCAACTGCCCCAGCTTGGAATACAAGGTGATCAATGAGCTCCCAGTTAACAAAGATATTTCACAGCCATTTTTAATTGAGAGAGCATGAAGCTGGACTCCTGTGCCAAAAGTCCCAGAGGAAACACAAGAACTAATGGCAGAAGAAATTGTTGGAGGATCCAACTTTATCCCTCTATAATGCAAGTTGCAAAATGACAAAAGAGCATCTTCTTTTACTTTGTTATCAGTTCTAGAGCATAAAAAAGCTTCATTGCGATGACTCTTTTCAAATATATCTTCAATTTTATAGCACAAGTTAGCGCTTGCACTCTTCTTAACAAACTTTAAGCAATTCTGTTGATTAACTTTGAGAAGATCATCCATGCACCCATTTATCAATCGATGATGGCCtgacttacctttaagtttaacaTCACTGGTTTTGGGGATAACCAAATCCAAAACTTTCAAGGCCTTGTCAAGATCCTTGTCTTCTAGCTTTCTATATCTACTGGGAGATGCAAAGGTGCTGAATTGCTCTAGAACATGACGTGCTATGTAAAATGGTTTTGAACAAATGAAAGAATGGCTGGAAGAAATATGCAACAACTGAATCCACATAACTAGCATTATCCATCTCAAGTTCCATCTCAAAAAGCATACTGTCTGTAACCACGAAGCAACTTTACCAACTCCAGTTTGCCAATTAATTTCTGTAGACACACACAAAAGCTTTAGCAAATCAGACAACGAACAACTAGAGTAAATGCATCTGCAAAAAAGAACTTGTTACTCTAAAGCAAAGGACAAAGCTATCACTGCTGGCTATTATTGATCCTTAGCTTGGTGAAATTTCCCAACCCATTGGATATTTGACAAAGATACGAGATTTTAGTCTATAGGTCAATTTTTTAGAGAGGAATATCCCAAGAGCTTTAGCGAGTCAGACAAAGAACAACTAGAGTAAATGGACCTGCAAAAAAGAACTTGTTACTGCTGGCTATTATCTTCTTCAAGATTTGCAGAACTTTTCAGAAGCTTCAATAGCAACTAGGATGTTGCCCGAGAACACTGACTTACTTTTTCTgccttttaaataaaaatagttCTTTCGGAGTACATGAAGCTCAAATGGGgaggaaaaaaaaattgttacaaTTGTTTACTAATACTCATCGGATATGTTACTTGGACTTGGTTACCATTATAGAAATAATTTGAACTTAAATtctacaaggaaagttttaatatcACAGACTTAATGAATACGTATAAGTCTTCAATTAAACACTCACAAGATGGAGTACGAACAAAGCATCATGAGCATACAATCACATTTATAACCAAAGTTTTCTTCCATTCAACGTCACCATGTATCCTTTCAAACGTGAAATATCAAACATCCAGCAAAGTCGAATGCAATATCAGACAAACCAATAACGCAGAATATTGGTACTCTTAATGTGGATAGCatgaacatgaaaaaaaaaacaattaaaattttgctacGGAGTCATTGGGGAATTTCATCAAACAAGTGATGTACAAATTTGAACATAAGTGAGGAGACCTGAGGAAGTGGAGGTTTCTTCAAGGATCAAGCAGACTTGAAGGCTTCGATCTCCGACTTGCACTAGTGTTGGCCAATTTGTTCTCTTCTTCAGTACCTTCACATCGCAAGTAGACTTCTCCTCCTACCTTGGGATTTGCGAACCTCATCTTAAATAGCTTAAAAGTCGGGTCGGGTTAGGCATAGCGGGTTAACGTACCCGGAATGTATTAAGGCTCCCTTCTCCCCGTTGACGTCGTTCGCACTCCCGCAGCCAGGCCTCGCTACCTCTTCCGCGGCCTCCGACGCTGTCCTCCTCCAATAACTCGCTCATGCCGCCTCCTTCCGTCGTGGGACTGACTCCGCTTCACCCTCGGAGTGTTGTGTCTCCAAGTTGACTCCCTTCCGCCGTTGGCCTCTGCGCCGGTGAAGTCCTGACTGGAAGTACGGCAAGCGAAGTCTCGAAGGTAAGCTCCTAGTAG
The genomic region above belongs to Zingiber officinale cultivar Zhangliang chromosome 11A, Zo_v1.1, whole genome shotgun sequence and contains:
- the LOC122032302 gene encoding signal peptide peptidase-like 1; the encoded protein is MESLWKLAYLLEPASLTLFATAIFVTFASASRALDHGKEMERNLDFSEASITLDRSQALMIPLASSCSLLLMFYLFSSVSQLITAFTAVASTSALYFCLSPCMACARSQFGLMDPLVSRCCSKSFTRSQGLLLFLCIMVVAAWLVTGHWLLNNILGICICIAFVSHVRLPNIKICALLLVCLFMYDIFWVFFSERFFGANVMVSVATQKASNPVHKVATSLSLPGLQLITKKLELPVKLVFPRNLMGGQVITGSGGGEYMMLGLGDMAIPGMLLALVLCFDHRKSRDIPIPLEKTSTKRSTYFWWALSGYAIGLVIALSAGILTQSPQPALLYLVPSTLGPVIFLSWRRYELWELWDGACSVSNEKSHSMEP
- the LOC122030922 gene encoding pentatricopeptide repeat-containing protein At2g37320-like codes for the protein MLVMWIQLLHISSSHSFICSKPFYIARHVLEQFSTFASPSRYRKLEDKDLDKALKVLDLVIPKTSDVKLKGKSGHHRLINGCMDDLLKVNQQNCLKFVKKSASANLCYKIEDIFEKSHRNEAFLCSRTDNKVKEDALLSFCNLHYRGIKLDPPTISSAISSCVSSGTFGTGVQLHALSIKNGCEISLLTGSSLITLYSKLGQLSNAYYIFHMMPVRNVVSWTAVISGYAHYREVETCLQLFSSMRQAFIEPNDITFVCILSSCTTSAYLGFGRSVHSLELKMGFGFYIHVSNALISMYAKCGSINEAHFVFEKMQLRDRISWNSMLSGYSQYGLANIAIDLLNQMYTQNATPDAISYLCVLSSCRHAGLVEKGRLCFDLMLKHGVNPELDHYSCMVDLLGRAGLLEEAFDVIKKMPIRPNAVIWGSLLSSCRVHRNVWIGIHAAEKRLLLEPECAPTYLQLANLYASAGYWNEAAKVRKLMKERGLRTSPGYAWIEIGDKVHKFKAEDGSNAQLNEILRIVDCLACHMELFECPSVENFMLEYE